The genomic DNA GCCAGTTATTCCTCGACATTTGAAGCGCACGGTTACCCCAAACTGGAAGAAAACACGCCGCTCAACAAATAGCCTCCGCGTAGCATGAATCGGCGATCATCATCTAACGGCCCACCCCGGGCCCGCTCCTGCGCCACCGCGCCTGCGGGCGCGACGTATTTGCTGTGGCGGCTTAGCTTGTTTGATTGGTACGTTCTCCGTAGTAGAACATTGGTAGCCGAGCTATATGGGTGAGGAAGGATCGGCAGTCTTCGTTTCCGATGCAGATCTTGGAGCGTTCAGTCGCGGCGCCAAGCAATACTTCCTTCGCAGCGCCGTCAGCCCTATCAAGCGCGACCGCACGCGCGCGCTGGTCGGTGAGATCGTCATCGACGAGGAAATAGCGCTTGGAGAGCAGATGCGCAAGCATAAAATCGCTCAGCGCCTCCTGCACCGATATCGACAATCCAAACACTCTCTTTGGCATATTTGCCGGATTGACGCCTCCCCAGTCATATGTCCCACCCTCCCGGTTTCGACGTGGGTTGACGGTGAATTTCGATGACATGGTACCGACTGCCATCACGTGAATGCGGTCTGTCGATTGTCCCAAGGAAGACTGCGCTTCGTGAACCGCCAGCATGCCAGGCGCATTGGCGTAAAGACCGCCGTCAACGTATTGATTGTTGTTGAACGTATATCGTGGAAAGTATGCGGGCGCCGCGCTTGTCGCCATGGCCACATCTACCAGCCGGCATTTGTGATCTCGCTTGAAATCCGGATGATGCGGGGTCTTGAAGATCTGCGGCCTGCCAGTCGAGTAATTGATTACCGGTATGATGACCGGATGCCTGCATGCTCCGAGGACCTGGTCGCCAAATATCTTGCTGTCGCAAAGCAGCGACTGTAACGGCGCGGAAGAAAATGGTGCGCGCCAGATTCCCGCCAGGGACCAGCGTCGCTTGAAGATCGTTCCCCCATGGTTGGCGAGAAGTTCGACAATGCGCTGCGCAGGGATTTCCATCGC from Cupriavidus sp. D39 includes the following:
- a CDS encoding CBASS cGAMP-activated phospholipase yields the protein MTTAGSERFQILALSGGGFRGLYTAKLLADFEDEIGAPIATRFDLVTGTSIGGILALAIAMEIPAQRIVELLANHGGTIFKRRWSLAGIWRAPFSSAPLQSLLCDSKIFGDQVLGACRHPVIIPVINYSTGRPQIFKTPHHPDFKRDHKCRLVDVAMATSAAPAYFPRYTFNNNQYVDGGLYANAPGMLAVHEAQSSLGQSTDRIHVMAVGTMSSKFTVNPRRNREGGTYDWGGVNPANMPKRVFGLSISVQEALSDFMLAHLLSKRYFLVDDDLTDQRARAVALDRADGAAKEVLLGAATERSKICIGNEDCRSFLTHIARLPMFYYGERTNQTS